A single Artemia franciscana unplaced genomic scaffold, ASM3288406v1 Scaffold_4513, whole genome shotgun sequence DNA region contains:
- the LOC136043327 gene encoding piggyBac transposable element-derived protein 3-like: MHWEAATRYPQIADKMGRQRFDKIKRFLHFNDNSKAKKPGEQGFDKLYKIRPVLGHIRSKFLEVTPEEHHSIDEQMIPFKGRSSLRQYLPKKPTKWGMLKIKGFPCIGTLNKTRLKGCLLLTDGEMKKRERGTSDYRTDIHSGVIVVKWLDNNTVCLASTYAGITPQDTCRRWNVKDKSRVEVSRPAIVYEYNRHMGGVDLVDMLVEMCRNHLRTRKWYMRIFWWLIDTTVCNSWLLFRSDVKALTLRRDEPMILRTFRSEVAAGLYASARVMPQLRRGGPSADVEASPSPIRSLNRIRTAMSAQADGLDHWPKKTDKQSRCKECKSGYTTFECEKCELPLCLTAKSNCFKAFHTK, from the coding sequence ATGCACTGGGAAGCAGCTACCAGATACCCACAAATTGCCGACAAGATGGGCCGACAAAGATTTGATAAAATCAAACGTTTTCTTCACTTCAACGACAACAGTAAAGCTAAGAAACCTGGAGAACAAGGATTTGACAAGCTATACAAGATTCGACCTGTCCTGGGTCATATCCGTTCCAAGTTTCTTGAAGTCACTCCCGAAGAACACCATTCAATTGACGAGCAAATGATTCCTTTCAAGGGGCGAAGCAGCTTGAGACAATATCTGCCGAAAAAGCCGACGAAGTGGGGAATGCTCAAAATCAAAGGATTTCCTTGTATTGGTACGTTGAACAAAACACGACTGAAGGGCTGCCTGCTCCTCACAGATGGTGAAATGAAGAAACGAGAGAGAGGAACTTCAGATTACAGGACTGACATTCATTCTGGCGTTATTGTAGTGAAATGGTTAGATAACAACACGGTTTGCTTGGCTTCGACGTATGCAGGAATAACACCACAGGATACGTGCAGACGCTGGAACGTCAAGGATAAATCCAGGGTTGAAGTTTCAAGGCCAGCCATTGTTTATGAGTACAACCGTCATATGGGTGGCGTAGATTTAGTGGACATGCTGGTGGAGATGTGCCGAAATCATCTTCGGACACGAAAATGGTATATGAGAATCTTCTGGTGGCTTATTGACACAACAGTCTGCAATAGCTGGCTTCTTTTCAGGTCAGACGTCAAAGCGCTGACATTAAGGAGAGACGAACCGATGATCTTGAGAACCTTCAGGTCTGAAGTTGCTGCAGGATTGTATGCCTCGGCGCGTGTAATGCCCCAACTAAGACGTGGAGGACCATCCGCAGATGTCGAAGCAAGTCCTAGCCCCATTCGAAGTCTTAACCGAATCCGAACGGCAATGTCTGCTCAAGCTGATGGACTTGATCACTGGCCAAAAAAGACTGACAAGCAGAGCCGCTGCAAAGAGTGCAAATCAGGATATACCACCTTCGAATGCGAAAAAT